One part of the Anguilla anguilla isolate fAngAng1 chromosome 11, fAngAng1.pri, whole genome shotgun sequence genome encodes these proteins:
- the acss2 gene encoding acetyl-coenzyme A synthetase, cytoplasmic, producing the protein MIPDKPPRDDVYQAASDLLKDAHVPTFEKYKELYQKSIENPEEFWGIVANDFFWKSKHTGQFLDYNFDITKGKIYVKCMEGATTNICYNVLDRNVHERKLGDKIAFFWEGNEPGDEMNVTYRELLKQVCKFANVLKSLGVKKGDRVSIYMPMIVELVVAMLACARIGAVHSIVFAGFSAESLCERILDAQCSLLITADGFYRGDKLINLKVIADDALRKCRDKNFPVQKCIMIKHLSKEESVSPAGCQSPPVKRACPDLQQEKQRERAKKVHPTPQVPWNLEVDLCWHTLVGGASEECEPEWCGSEDPLFILYTSGSTGKPKGVLHTVSGYLLYTAATFKYVFDYQPDDVYWCTADIGWITGHSYITYGPLANGATSVLFEGLPTYPDVSRMWEIVDKYQVTKFYTAPTAIRMLMKYGNEPVHKFKRQSLKVLGTVGEPINPEAWQWYFSVVGDKRCPVVDTFWQTETGGHVLTPLPGATPMKPGSATFPFFGVVPAILNESGEELEGPSEGYLVFKQPWPGIMRTVFGNQERFETTYFKKFPGYYVTGDGCRRDKDGYYWITGRIDDMLNVSGHLLSTAEVESALVEHAGVAEAAVVGCPHPVKGESLYCFVTLRDGVGYSGALEAELKKLVREKIGAIATPDYIQSAPGLPKTRSGKIMRRVLRKIARGERELGDVSTLADTSVIEQLFGNRCATAM; encoded by the exons ATGATTCCCGATAAACCCCCCAGAGATGATGTTTATCAAGCAGCCAGTGACTTACTCAAAGATGCACATGTTCCCACCTTTGAGAAATACAAAGAACTCTACCAGAAATCAATTGAAAACCCAGAAG AATTCTGGGGCATTGTTGCAAATGACTTCTTCTGGAAATCCAAGCACACTGGCCAGTTCCTGGACTACAACTTTGACATCACAAAGGGCAAAATCTATGTCAAGTGTATGGAAGGGGCCACCACCAATATCTGTTACAATGTCCTAGACAGGAATGTCCATGAGAGAAAACTTGGGGATAAAATTGCCTTCTTTTG GGAGGGGAATGAGCCTGGCGATGAGATGAACGTAACGTACAGGGAGTTACTCAAGCAAGTCTGCAAATTCGCCAACGTCCTGAAGTCACTCG GAGTGAAGAAGGGTGACCGCGTTTCCATCTACATGCCCATGATCGTGGAGCTGGTGGTTGCCATGTTGGCATGTGCACGCATTGGAGCGGTTCACTCCATTGTG TTTGCAGGATTTTCGGCAGAATCCCTTTGTGAGAGGATCCTAGACGCTCAGTGTTCTTTGCTAATCACTGCTG ATGGATTTTACAGAGGAGACAAGCTGATCAACTTGAAAGTGATTGCAGATGATGCACTCAGGAAATGCAGGGACAA AAACTTCCCAGTGCAGAAGTGCATCATGATAAAGCACTTGTCCAAGGAAGAGTCTGTCTCCCCGGCTGGCTGCCAGTCTCCCCCAGTGAAGCGTGCTTGTCCCGACCTGCAG caggagaaacagagagaaagagccaaGAAAGTCCACCCTACACCTCAG GTGCCCTGGAACCTGGAGGTGGACCTCTGCTGGCACACGCTGGTGGGTGGGGCCTCCGAGGAGTGTGAGCCGGAATGGTGCGGGTCCGAGGACCCTCTCTTCATTCTCTACACCAGCGGCTCCACGGGCAAGCCCAAG GGCGTATTGCACACGGTCAGCGGGTACTTGCTGTACACTGCCGCCACCTTCAAGTATGTGTTTGACTACCAGCCTGATGATGTGTACTGGTGCACAGCAGACATTGGCTGGATCACAGGCCACTCCTACATCACCTATGGGCCCCTGGCCAATGGGGCCACAAGCGTGCTG TTTGAAGGATTGCCTACCTATCCGGACGTGAGCCGCATGTGGGAGATCGTCGATAAGTACCAGGTGACCAAGTTCTACACCGCCCCAACTGCCATTCGCATGCTGATGAAGTACGGGAACGAGCCGGTCCACAA GTTTAAGCGCCAGTCCCTTAAGGTGCTTGGCACGGTGGGGGAGCCCATCAACCCCGAGGCCTGGCAGTGGTACTTCAGCGTGGTCGGCGACAAGAGGTGCCCTGTGGTGGACACCTTctggcagacagagaca GGAGGGCATGTTCTGACACCATTGCCAGGTGCCACACCCATGAAGCCTGGATCAGCT ACATTCCCCTTCTTTGGTGTTGTTCCTGCTATTCTGAACGAGTCTGGGGAGGAGCTGGAAGGACCAAGCGAAGGCTATCTG GTGTTCAAGCAGCCGTGGCCAGGAATCATGAGGACAGTGTTTGGAAACCAAGAGAGGTTTGAGACCACCTACTTCAAGAAATTCCCTGGGTACTATGTTACAGGAGATG GTTGCCGTAGGGATAAGGACGGTTACTACTGGATCACGGGGAGGATAGATGACATGCTCAATGTGTCTG GGCATTTGCTGAGCACGGCGGAGGTGGAGTCGGCGCTGGTGGAGCACGCGGGCGTGGCGGAGGCCGCGGTGGTGGGGTGCCCCCACCCCGTGAAGGGGGAGAGCCTGTACTGCTTCGTCACCCTCCGGGACGGGGTCGGCTACAGCGGGGCGCTGGAGGCCGAGCTCAAGAAGCTGG TAAGAGAGAAGATTGGTGCAATTGCCACTCCAGACTACATACAGAGTGCCCCTGGCTTGCCCAAAACCAGATCAG GAAAGATCATGCGTCGCGTGCTGCGCAAGATCGCCCGGGGCGAGCGGGAGCTGGGCGACGTGTCCACGCTGGCCGACACCTCCGTCATCGAGCAGCTGTTCGGAAACCGCTGCGCCACTGCCATGTGA
- the mapre1b gene encoding microtubule-associated protein RP/EB family member 1b isoform X3: MAVNVYSTSVTSDNLSRHDMLAWINESLQINLTKIELLCSGAAYCQFMDMLFPGSVPLKKVKFGAKLEHEFIHNFKLLQAGFKRMNVDKIIPVDKLIKGKFQDNFEFVQWFKKFFDANYDGKEYDPVEARQGQETAPLPNPSMSALNKPKKILNAAPQRSAAVAKPPPKMASGLARRPGTGGGDEERAELVQELNILKSTIQDMEKERDFYFGKLRNIELICQEKEGEGDPTLQRIVDILYATDEGFVIPDAESEDQEEF, from the exons ATGGCTGTGAACGTCTATTCGACCTCAGTGACTAGCGACAACTTGAGTCGCCATGACATGCTCGCTTGGATAAATGAGTCTTTACAGATCAACCTCACCAAGATTGAGCTTCTATGCTCAG GTGCGGCCTACTGCCAGTTCATGGACATGCTGTTCCCTGGCAGTGTGCCTTTGAAGAAAGTCAAATTTGGTGCCAAGCTAGAACATGAATTCATTCACAACTTTAAATTATTGCAAGCTGGCTTCAAGAGGATGAATGTTGACAAA ATTATCCCTGTGGATAAATTGATAAAAGGCAAGTTCCAGGACAACTTCGAGTTTGTGCAGTGGTTCAAGAAATTCTTTGACGCCAACTATGATGGGAAGGAGTATGACCCGGTGGAAGCGCGTCAGGGCCAGGAGACAgcacccctccccaacccctccATGTCCGCGCTCAACAAGCCTAAGAAGATCCTCAATGCTG CACCACAGCGGTCAGCAGCCGTGGCCAAGCCCCCACCTAAAATGGCATCCGGCTTGGCGCGGAGACCAGGGACAGGCGGTGGGGATGAAGAGAGGGCCGAGCTCGTTCAGGAG CTGAATATATTGAAGTCAACGATTCAGGacatggagaaggagagggattTTTACTTTGGCAAACTGCGGAACATTGAACTCATCTGCCAAGAGAAGGAGGGCGAGGGGGACCCCACACTGCAGAGGATTGTGGATATACTGTATGCCACAGAC GAGGGGTTTGTCATACCGGATGCTGAGTCAGAGGACCAAGAGGAATTCtaa
- the mapre1b gene encoding microtubule-associated protein RP/EB family member 1b isoform X1, which yields MAVNVYSTSVTSDNLSRHDMLAWINESLQINLTKIELLCSGAAYCQFMDMLFPGSVPLKKVKFGAKLEHEFIHNFKLLQAGFKRMNVDKIIPVDKLIKGKFQDNFEFVQWFKKFFDANYDGKEYDPVEARQGQETAPLPNPSMSALNKPKKILNADESPSPKTSTKPAAAIAPQRSAAVAKPPPKMASGLARRPGTGGGDEERAELVQELNILKSTIQDMEKERDFYFGKLRNIELICQEKEGEGDPTLQRIVDILYATDEGFVIPDAESEDQEEF from the exons ATGGCTGTGAACGTCTATTCGACCTCAGTGACTAGCGACAACTTGAGTCGCCATGACATGCTCGCTTGGATAAATGAGTCTTTACAGATCAACCTCACCAAGATTGAGCTTCTATGCTCAG GTGCGGCCTACTGCCAGTTCATGGACATGCTGTTCCCTGGCAGTGTGCCTTTGAAGAAAGTCAAATTTGGTGCCAAGCTAGAACATGAATTCATTCACAACTTTAAATTATTGCAAGCTGGCTTCAAGAGGATGAATGTTGACAAA ATTATCCCTGTGGATAAATTGATAAAAGGCAAGTTCCAGGACAACTTCGAGTTTGTGCAGTGGTTCAAGAAATTCTTTGACGCCAACTATGATGGGAAGGAGTATGACCCGGTGGAAGCGCGTCAGGGCCAGGAGACAgcacccctccccaacccctccATGTCCGCGCTCAACAAGCCTAAGAAGATCCTCAATGCTG ATGAAAGCCCGTCTCctaaaacaagcacaaaaccagCTGCAGCAATCG CACCACAGCGGTCAGCAGCCGTGGCCAAGCCCCCACCTAAAATGGCATCCGGCTTGGCGCGGAGACCAGGGACAGGCGGTGGGGATGAAGAGAGGGCCGAGCTCGTTCAGGAG CTGAATATATTGAAGTCAACGATTCAGGacatggagaaggagagggattTTTACTTTGGCAAACTGCGGAACATTGAACTCATCTGCCAAGAGAAGGAGGGCGAGGGGGACCCCACACTGCAGAGGATTGTGGATATACTGTATGCCACAGAC GAGGGGTTTGTCATACCGGATGCTGAGTCAGAGGACCAAGAGGAATTCtaa
- the mapre1b gene encoding microtubule-associated protein RP/EB family member 1b isoform X2, with the protein MAVNVYSTSVTSDNLSRHDMLAWINESLQINLTKIELLCSGAAYCQFMDMLFPGSVPLKKVKFGAKLEHEFIHNFKLLQAGFKRMNVDKIIPVDKLIKGKFQDNFEFVQWFKKFFDANYDGKEYDPVEARQGQETAPLPNPSMSALNKPKKILNAGAPAPQRSAAVAKPPPKMASGLARRPGTGGGDEERAELVQELNILKSTIQDMEKERDFYFGKLRNIELICQEKEGEGDPTLQRIVDILYATDEGFVIPDAESEDQEEF; encoded by the exons ATGGCTGTGAACGTCTATTCGACCTCAGTGACTAGCGACAACTTGAGTCGCCATGACATGCTCGCTTGGATAAATGAGTCTTTACAGATCAACCTCACCAAGATTGAGCTTCTATGCTCAG GTGCGGCCTACTGCCAGTTCATGGACATGCTGTTCCCTGGCAGTGTGCCTTTGAAGAAAGTCAAATTTGGTGCCAAGCTAGAACATGAATTCATTCACAACTTTAAATTATTGCAAGCTGGCTTCAAGAGGATGAATGTTGACAAA ATTATCCCTGTGGATAAATTGATAAAAGGCAAGTTCCAGGACAACTTCGAGTTTGTGCAGTGGTTCAAGAAATTCTTTGACGCCAACTATGATGGGAAGGAGTATGACCCGGTGGAAGCGCGTCAGGGCCAGGAGACAgcacccctccccaacccctccATGTCCGCGCTCAACAAGCCTAAGAAGATCCTCAATGCTG GCGCCCCAGCACCACAGCGGTCAGCAGCCGTGGCCAAGCCCCCACCTAAAATGGCATCCGGCTTGGCGCGGAGACCAGGGACAGGCGGTGGGGATGAAGAGAGGGCCGAGCTCGTTCAGGAG CTGAATATATTGAAGTCAACGATTCAGGacatggagaaggagagggattTTTACTTTGGCAAACTGCGGAACATTGAACTCATCTGCCAAGAGAAGGAGGGCGAGGGGGACCCCACACTGCAGAGGATTGTGGATATACTGTATGCCACAGAC GAGGGGTTTGTCATACCGGATGCTGAGTCAGAGGACCAAGAGGAATTCtaa